The nucleotide sequence CAGCTACGAGCGCCTGCTGAAGGAGTCCGACGACTTCGTGCGGGACGACCTCTTCCCGGCGGGAGCCACGGCCGTCCTGGAGGCGAACCTTCGGCCCGCGAAGTCCATCGAGGAGGCCGTCGAGGGGGCGACGTTCGTCGAGGAGGCCGTGCCCGAGGTGGTCGACATCAAGGGGCCGACGCTCGCTCGCGTGTCGGCGGCCGCCTCCCCCGAGGCGGTGATCGGCAGCAACACCTCGACGATCTCGATCGGGCTGCTCGCCGGGTACGTGACCGAGCCGTCGCGGTTTCTCGGGGTGCACTTCTCGAATCCTGCGCCCTTCATCCCCGGCGTCGAGCTGATCGCGCACGCGCACGAGAACGGCGCGACGTCGCCCGCGACCATCGACACGGCCGAACGGATCGTTCGCGCGACGGGCAAGCAGACGGCCCGCGTCGGCGACCGGACGGGCTTCGTGCTCAACCGCCTCCAGTACGCGCTGTTCGCCGAGGCGACGCAGCTCGTTGACGAGGGCGTCGCCAC is from Frondihabitans australicus and encodes:
- a CDS encoding 3-hydroxyacyl-CoA dehydrogenase family protein encodes the protein MTAGSDTPRSYAVIGSGYMGGGIAQVLALSGASVAIADVSADVAAASYERLLKESDDFVRDDLFPAGATAVLEANLRPAKSIEEAVEGATFVEEAVPEVVDIKGPTLARVSAAASPEAVIGSNTSTISIGLLAGYVTEPSRFLGVHFSNPAPFIPGVELIAHAHENGATSPATIDTAERIVRATGKQTARVGDRTGFVLNRLQYALFAEATQLVDEGVATVEDIDTVVRTTFGFRLPFFGPFAIADMAGLDVYKFCYESMQGTFPERFATPASLTALVDAGHLGTKSGGGYLDVPAERTPELVAYRNRAYVAMQKLLDELGPAPLDY